Within Desulfobacter sp., the genomic segment GATTTTGGACAGCGATATTCCTGTCAAACCTGATATATTTGACCCATACAGCATATTCAAATCCTTTTACCTGAGGAGTAAGCCAGATAGCAAATACGGTTTTTCTGAAAAATTTTTTCACTCATATGACTATAAAAGTGCTTCTGCATTTCGGCACGAAATTATTTCTCAATGGATAGAAAAATTAAATAAAGCTAATTTTGAGGGAGCACAAATTGAAATGGCCAGTTTCAAAGGAGCACAACTTGAAAAGGCTAATTTTTTCAGAGCACAACTTGAAAATGCTGATTTTAGGGGAGCACAACTTGAGATGGCTAATTTTGAGGAGGCAAAACTTACAGGGTCTGTTTTTGAGGGAGCACAACTTAAAAGGGCGGATTTCGGTGGTACACAACTTGATAGGGCGCGTTTTACTGCCGCCATGCTTGAAAGGGCTTATTTTTTTGGCGCACAACTTGAAGAAGTTGATTTTTATGGAGCACAGCTTGAAAAAGCTTATTTCTTTTCTGCGAAGCTTAAGGGGGCTGTTTTTTTTGACTCAAAGCTTCGAAGTGTTGATTTCTATAGTGCCCAACTTGAAGGAGCTAATTTCGGTAGTGTAAAATTTTTAAAAGCAGAACAATTAATTAAAGCTGCAAATATTAAAAATATAATAAACTGCCCCCCTGAAATACTTGAAAAAATTATAGAATTAGGCTGTGAAGAAATGCTCAAAAAAAGACCTGATGAATGGTCTGATGAATTCAAAAAGCATCGTCAAAACCTAATTGAACAATGGGAAAAAGAAGAAAAGGGACAACTACAACAGGAATCGACATCATAACTTCATCCCACAAAGTTTTTCTTCAAGCAGTTCCCAGTCAGGCATGTATTTGGCGAGTTCCTGATAAAAAGCCTTGGAATGGTCCTTATGCTTGATATGAACCAGCTCATGGACAACGATATAATCTATCAGGGTAAAGGGTAGTTTTACGGCATCATAATTCAGGATGATTTCATTGTCCCTGGTACAGCTTCCCCAGCGTTTGGTTAATCTACGGAACTTCACAGCAGAAGGATATACCAGAATTGTCGTTTGGTGATTAAGCGGTCCTTCCAGCCTGGCTCTATATATGCTGGCTGGTGATGACTGTGGGTACCATTGGTAAATTGACGCATGACATGCGTCTGACTAACGTGCTTTAGCATTGGTTCTACTCCTGTTTGTTATGGTTAAAATGGATGCCCAAGGGGAGGGCATTTGGTCTGCTTTATCTGGCTCAGCCATAATCGATGGTAAAAAACAATGTTTGGTTTCTGCTTTAATGACAGGGAATCTGGATAAAAAAGGCACCCTATAAAGAATTGTCTGTATATGTGAATAAGGGTACTGAAAAGAAAGGGTGGTCGAGGCTATAAATTAGGCATTTTGGATACTTTTAGCTTCTAAGGGGTTATTTTCAGAATGTTTATCGCTTGTAGAAAAAAAGAATATCATGTAGTTTAATGCTTATATTAGATTCAAATTGAATCTAAATGCCCTATAAGTAATCCGACCTAAAATTTAGTCATGCGATGTCTCCAGAATACATAAGGTATTATATGGTTTTGAAGACCGGTATATAGAAAACAAAAATTCAAGGAGAGCCCATGGGAATTAAATTGAAAATCGGAATGTTGATGGCGTTGTCAATTCTAACAATGTTGATTATTGGTGGAGGTGCCTTTTGGGTTATATCATCGGTAGCTGATAGTTCAGATAAGATTGTGTCTGCTTTTGGAAAAGTGAATGGTATGATTCCCAAATTGCAGGACTCAGGGAAAAATGTTTCTCTTACTCTAAATGCAGATAGAGATGCTTATCAGGCATATGTTGCCCAATTAGAGGCAAAAGGGACACACGATGCCGAGGGTATAAACAAAGCGGATGCAGGTAATCTGGAAAATATCCAGCAGGTTCATGACCGGATTAAAAGCGCTTCAGCAACCTTTAGCAAAGAAATGCTTAACACCTATGATAAATTCCAAAAATTGTTTCCCCAATGGCAGGAATTGAGTCGAAAAACGATTGCTCTGTGCCATGAATACAGTGAAACCTATCGTAGCCGTGAGGAAGTTATAAAGACTGCCGAAAAAGCATTTTCGTCAATGCGAACATTGATGAATGATATCACAGAGATGTTTGAAGCGAAAATAGCCTCTTCCCCTGAAAACAATCTGAACTACGCAACAGCGGTTAATTTTGTGGTCAACGCGGATCGGGATGCCTACCAGGCGATGGAGGCAAGAATACGGGCAATGATTGCGGAGGATTTAAAAGCCCTTGATTCTTATGACTCCGATAACGCAGAAAACATTGAACAGGTTAGCGAACGGATGGAGGAGGCTTCCGCAGAATATGATAAGGCAATGATGGATAAATACAATCAGTTTAAAGGGTTTTATGAAACCTGGAAAACTGCCAGTCGTGAAGCCATTAAGCTTAGCGGCACTTTAATGAAAAACCGCACCATGTTGTCCAAAGTTGAAACTGCTTCTTTGGGCAAGTTCGGTGAAACTCGTGACGTTATAGATACCATTGGGACTCAAAGTGATGAGTTGTCGCAGAGTTATATTTCGTTAGCACAGAAGGAAGCTGAAAAGGTTAACCGGCTGGCCAAAGAATCTAAAGATACGGTATCTTCAATGATAAAGGTATCCATCATATTCTTCATTGCAGTTTTATTGGTTCTTGTAGCTGTATCTGCTGTTGTGGTCGGGGCCCTAGTCAAACCAATAAATAATGCGGCTGACGGCCTTAGAGATATTTCAGAAGGAGAAGGGGATTTGACCACTCGCTTGACAGTCTCAACCAAAGATGAGGTCGGTCTGTTGTCAGAAAGTTTTAATAAATTTATTGAAAAACTACACCAAATGATAACAGATATAAAACAGGGTGTGGAAACCCTTTCATCATCATCAACAGAGATGGCTTCAATTGCTGATGACATGTCAAACAGTTCAGATCAAACATCACAGCGGGCAGATGCCGTTGCCGCCGCATCAGAGGAAATGAACTCAAACATGAGTTCTGTGGCAGCGGCAATGGAAGAATCCAGTATTAACCTGAATACTGTTGCCAGTGCTGCCGAAGAGATGAATTCAACCATAAACGAAATAGCCGGGAATGCAGAAAAAGCACGAAGCGTAACTTTGAATGCCGTGTCTAAGGCAGATGAATCCAGAACCATCATGGACGGATTAAGCGGATCTGCCAACGCCATCGGTAAGGTGGTAGAGACGATTACCGATATATCGGAACAGGTAAACCTTCTCTCTTTAAATGCAACCATTGAAGCTGCAAGAGCAGGAGAAGCCGGTAAGGGGTTTGCTGTTGTTGCAAACGAAATCAAAGATCTTGCTAAGCAAACATCCGAGGCATCTCTGGATATCAAAAACAGGATTGAGGATATTCAGCAAAGCTCAGCAAGCTCTCTAAACAGTATTGAAGAAATTTCCGAAGTAATTACAGATGTAAACGATATTGTTTCTACAATTGCCACGGCAGTTGAGGAACAATCCTCAGCAACAAGTGAAATCGCCCAGAATATTAACCAGGCATCCACCGGTATTGAAGAAGTCAACTCAAATGTTAACCAGAGTTCAGCTGTTTCAGCGGAAATTTCACAGGATATTACTGGTGTGAATGAGTCATCAAGAGAAATTGCAGAAAGGAGCAGTCAGGTCAAACTGAGTGCTGAAGACCTTTCGAAACTTGCTTCCAAACTTGATGAAATGGTTGGCCGGTTTAAAGTGTAACCTGATAGGGTTCATTTGCGGATATCGGTTTGGATTTAAGGCCCACCACAAGATTGCGGTTGGGCCTTATTCTTTAAAGGAAAAATTTTACATCTATTTTTCAAATCGGTGGATTTGCGATATGGTGCAAAGTAAGTTTAATTTCCAATAAATTGATTGCTGACACAAATTTTCAAACGTTACTGCAGTGTATATGGTAGGGTCAGCGAATTAGGGCAAATTCCAATGTTCATACAAAAAAGGTGTTTTTCAAATTAAAAAAGCTTATGGAATTCCACAGGAGGATGAGCGTTGAAAAAATTATCCCTGTTAACATTTTTTTTGTTTGCATTTATTTTAAATACGAATACCTATGCGGAAAAATTGACAATTTTTGC encodes:
- a CDS encoding pentapeptide repeat-containing protein produces the protein MESNWNLILFFVILFSCLLPFLYRTESEENKKKWYWHYLERLCYFSGLEYFFQKFFPEETKYKWYISFPERLVHYSGIRFIWRKFFPAKKDRHLPTGWVWLLGIYFAAYAFTSQRYESKLEKVEFRYNTFTTQVAAGASFNNQRLMKILDSDIPVKPDIFDPYSIFKSFYLRSKPDSKYGFSEKFFHSYDYKSASAFRHEIISQWIEKLNKANFEGAQIEMASFKGAQLEKANFFRAQLENADFRGAQLEMANFEEAKLTGSVFEGAQLKRADFGGTQLDRARFTAAMLERAYFFGAQLEEVDFYGAQLEKAYFFSAKLKGAVFFDSKLRSVDFYSAQLEGANFGSVKFLKAEQLIKAANIKNIINCPPEILEKIIELGCEEMLKKRPDEWSDEFKKHRQNLIEQWEKEEKGQLQQESTS
- a CDS encoding M48 family metallopeptidase yields the protein MYQWYPQSSPASIYRARLEGPLNHQTTILVYPSAVKFRRLTKRWGSCTRDNEIILNYDAVKLPFTLIDYIVVHELVHIKHKDHSKAFYQELAKYMPDWELLEEKLCGMKL
- a CDS encoding HAMP domain-containing protein, with the protein product MGIKLKIGMLMALSILTMLIIGGGAFWVISSVADSSDKIVSAFGKVNGMIPKLQDSGKNVSLTLNADRDAYQAYVAQLEAKGTHDAEGINKADAGNLENIQQVHDRIKSASATFSKEMLNTYDKFQKLFPQWQELSRKTIALCHEYSETYRSREEVIKTAEKAFSSMRTLMNDITEMFEAKIASSPENNLNYATAVNFVVNADRDAYQAMEARIRAMIAEDLKALDSYDSDNAENIEQVSERMEEASAEYDKAMMDKYNQFKGFYETWKTASREAIKLSGTLMKNRTMLSKVETASLGKFGETRDVIDTIGTQSDELSQSYISLAQKEAEKVNRLAKESKDTVSSMIKVSIIFFIAVLLVLVAVSAVVVGALVKPINNAADGLRDISEGEGDLTTRLTVSTKDEVGLLSESFNKFIEKLHQMITDIKQGVETLSSSSTEMASIADDMSNSSDQTSQRADAVAAASEEMNSNMSSVAAAMEESSINLNTVASAAEEMNSTINEIAGNAEKARSVTLNAVSKADESRTIMDGLSGSANAIGKVVETITDISEQVNLLSLNATIEAARAGEAGKGFAVVANEIKDLAKQTSEASLDIKNRIEDIQQSSASSLNSIEEISEVITDVNDIVSTIATAVEEQSSATSEIAQNINQASTGIEEVNSNVNQSSAVSAEISQDITGVNESSREIAERSSQVKLSAEDLSKLASKLDEMVGRFKV